One genomic segment of Styela clava chromosome 3, kaStyClav1.hap1.2, whole genome shotgun sequence includes these proteins:
- the LOC120341921 gene encoding serotransferrin-1-like — translation MMFMDGGDIFRYHRWLKVVVAEDYGEGDASYYAVAVAKSDLPSHVSMLALEGMKSCHTGVGKTSGWNTPIGWIARNRGVMNSRGQVQLYDPFTVSCAPGANIASYQNIIPNAGNQKWCALCIGNNKGDHICERDSDELYYGYKGALQCMKDGMGDIAFVKHTTATDDEDKNNFILLCPDGSRKHPDQWRDCNLAKVPAHGLVMNKPTEVEATKIYNMLEDLRKRLGNQEMFGDKRDLLWKSSTKAFLFKFDSAVNYLGAEYYCNMLVLNGMNLLHTKGCFNRTSDGRT, via the exons ATGATGTTCATGGATGGTGGAGATATCTTCAGATACCACCGGTGGTTGAAAGTCGTTGTTGCAGAAGATTACGGAGAAGGAg ATGCCAGTTATTATGCAGTTGCAGTGGCTAAATCTGACCTACCGTCTCACGTGAGTATGTTAGCTTTGGAAGGAATGAAATCATGTCATACTGGAGTTGGAAAAACGTCCGGGTGGAACACGCCAATAGGATGGATCGCTAGAAATAGAGGGGTAATGAACTCCAGGGGACAAGTGCAGCTTTACG ATCCATTTACTGTTAGCTGTGCTCCGGGAGCTAATATTGCTtcttatcaaaatattattccGAATGCCGGCAACCAAAAATGGTGTGCTCTTTGTATTGGAAATAATAAAGGGGACCATATTTGCGAAAGAGATTCCGACGAACTGTACTATGGCTACAAAGGAGCTCTTCA GTGCATGAAGGACGGAATGGGAGATATTGCATTTGTCAAACACACCACTGCTACAGACGACGAAGATAAGAATAACTTTATTCTTCTTTGTCCAGATGGATCCAG AAAGCATCCAGATCAGTGGAGAGATTGCAATTTAGCTAAGGTCCCCGCTCATGGGTTAGTAATGAACAAACCCACTGAAGTCGAAGCTACAAAGATTTACAATATGTTGGAAGACCTTCGG AAACGCTTGGGCAATCAAGAAATGTTTGGTGACAAAAGGGATCTTTTATGGAAATCTTCGACCAAAGCATTTCTATTTAAATTTGACTCGGCTGTAAATTACCTTGGTGCGGAATACTATTGCAATATGCTTGTCCTGAACGGAATGAATTTGCTTCACACAAAAGGGTGTTTCAATCGAACCTCTGATGGACGTACCTAA